In bacterium, the genomic stretch CTTGCTGTTGACCGGACTAGGTATGACAGCATCACTTGATACCAAAGCAAGTTCGGTTTTGAAAGGGAAAAAGATTTGCCTCGACCCAGGTCATGGCGCAACCGCAGCAACGGACTCGTTCCGGCAAGGACCAACCGGAGAACGGGAAGAATGGGTTAACCTGCGAGTCGCATTAATGCTTAAAGAGATGTTGGAAAAAGCTGGTGCGGAAGTGATTATGACTCGAGTGAAAGATGAAGATGTTTCATTACGACGTCGCGCGGATATCGCCATCGAAAATCAAGCGGATATTTTCGTTTCCATCCATCATAATGGAACTGACCAAGACCCCGCCGTGAATTATCCGCTGATTTTCTTCTGGAAAGATGCGAACAACAATCCCGCAAGCATTGATTTAGCGAAACTAGTTTTGAAACATATCCAAAAAAATCTTGGACTCCCGCGCGGAGATGTATATTCTGATTTCTTGGTTTTCCCGGGAACCGGCACTGGCGTGCTGCGTATGACATATCCGTATATGCCGGGAATTATCGGAGAAGCGTCGTTTTTCACCAACCCGGATGAAGAGCAGCGGCTGAAACAGACTGCATATAATCGGAAAGAAGCGGAAGCATATTTCGCAGCGCTCGTGGAATATTTCAGGAATGGATTACCGACCGCAGAATTGATTGAACCGAAACCAGGCGAGAAACTCCCCGCAGAGAATACCCGCATCCGATTCAAGCTGAACGATGGGTTAGGCGGAACCAAAATGGATGAACAATCTATTCGGGTTATCTTTAATGGAGAAGAAATCCCGTTTACGTTCTCTATGAAAGATGGAGTTTTAACGATTGAAACCAGCAAACTTCGCGGGGGAGAGCAAATAGTGCAACTGTTCGCCAAAAATAACAACGGGCAATCGATACATCCGAAACTCTATTACTTCCAGCTTGAAGGACCGGCAGCGAAACCAGAAAAAAAGCTCTGGGTGAAAACCTATGAACAGGGGAAAGCATTGTTCGACCAAGTCAAATCTACTAAAGCGAAAGATAAAACTGACCAGGCGAAATTGAACGAAGCGATAAAATTATTTGGTCGAAGTTTGCAGTTATTCCCGAATAGTCCGGTCTCCGATAAAGCGCAATATTATACTGCGGTAGCGTATGAGAAGATGGGAGATAGTTTTGAGTATCGGAAAAAAGCGATTGAAGCATACCAGCGGTTGCTGGATTATTATCCAACCAGCGATTTTATCCCAGATGCAGAAAAAGCTGTGGAACGCCTATGGAAATAATGGTTGGAGTATATAAGTTTACTTGCGCTTTTCATTTACCAATTTGAGTTATTTTAGATTATAATATGCAATCATTATACTTCTGAAAAGGTGAGGGATATGATTATGACTGAAGGAGCGATTCAGGTGTATGTATTCAATGTATTTTATGCAATCGGTGGAATAATTGTAGGGCTGGTTGCAGCCTGGTTCGTCTATTGGTTTTTTGATAAAGTAACGCCGACCTGCAATTTCGATGAAGAGTTGAAAAAGGGGAATGTTGCAGTCGCAATTGCGGTTGGCTGTTTATTCATTATGATTGGATTATTAGTCGGACTTATTGTTGGTTTAGGATTAAATTGAGAAAAATAGAAGCAAGCAACTAGAATGTAGGTAATCCAATGAACAAATCGCCTAATATCCGTTTATCTAATATTCTCTTTATTAGATTTATCCTTGTTTCGCTTTTAACAGCTGGAGTAATAGCGAGAGTTATAGAAAATCGAAAGAAAAGAAAAAGGCAAAGAAGCATAGCTACCGTTAGTAAGTTGTGCCTTGTGATATTATTAGCATTCTGTATAGCATCTGTTTCAGCAGCGCAACCGAACCCGACATCATGTATCCCGCAGAAGCGGTTCACCCGATACGATGGAGTAATCAAAAAATATGCAAAACATTATGGATTCGACTGGCGACTTATCCTCGCGCAGATCAAACAGGAATCGGCGTTTAACCCGCAAGCGAAAAGTCAATGTGGTGCGCGCGGGTTAATGCAGTTGATGCCGAAAACCGCAGCGGAAATGAAAGTTAAAAATATTCTGAATCCGAGCGAAAATATCGCTGCCGGTATCCGGTATCTCCGAAAACAATATGATTTGTTTCCCGATGTTCCGGAACCACATCGGGAACTGTTTGCATTAGCGAGTTATAATTGTGGGGCTGGGCGGTTATTCGATTCCCGTGATATTGCGAAATATGAATTGCGACCTGACCATGAATGGGATGATATCCAACTCGTTATGCCGAAATTAACGAAAGAATATAAAGAGTTACATTTAAAAATTTGGCAGCAACCGCAACCGCGCTATGGTTATTTCTCCGGCTGGAAAGAAACGATAACGTATGTTGCTAATATCTGGAACTACTATCTAGAGTATCGCGAACAAACTATCTGATACACCACCAAATGTCAATAGCAAACAATTTTGGTTAGAAGTTTATCGTTACGGTTAGGGTTGAACCTGAGAAACTCAACCTGTTCTAACGCCATGGGATTCGTTACCCTAACCCGATACCGTAACCTTTAATTTGCATTAAAAACAGTATATAACCACTTTCCTTGAAACCTATTAATCGAAACCAGCGAATAAATTCTATTTTACAAAAGTACGGGAAACTACTCTCTCAAGTCGACCGATGGTTCGCTGCTGTCCAGAAACGGTACCCGAAAGACGTGGTATGTAAAAAAGGCTGCTATGATTGTTGTTTAGGATTGTTCGATATCTCGCTATTAGACGCTTATTATCTGCAACAAGGATTCTCTCAACTACCGAAATCAATGCAAAAAAAGGTTATCAACCGTGCGGAAAAGATTCTTATAGAAGTCCAAAAAGTTCAGCCAAACCTTACATCGCCATATTATTTAACCGAACTCTCTGATGCCGATATCGATTGCATCTGCAACACTTTTGCCGAGACCCGATGCCCGTTGTTAAGCGACCGGAATCAATGCTTAGTATATCCATACCGACCAATGACCTGCAGATTGCATGGGATCCCGTTGATTGATGTTAAGCACGGAATATATTTCGACCAATGGTGTGAATTGAATTTTGTAGGTAGAAAAGCTGAATCGCTGACCGATATCGCATACAATTTTACTGAATTAGATAAACGAGAATTGCAGTTATTTGTTGCGCTTACAGAAACGGTATTTGCAAAGCCGATTTATGAGATATATCTATTCATTCCCGCAGCACTAGTTCCAGCAAACGTACTTTAAGGTGAAATTATACATTTAAATGAACCAATCGCTACCAAGTCGTATCAAAAGGATAAAGAATGAAGTATATGCAACGCTCTATTCCTTATCCTTGATATGATACTTGTTAAACCAATCCTTGTTCAAGCATAGCATCCGCAACTTTAATAAACCCGCCGATATTCGCGCCATCAACATAATTCACAAAACCATCCGGCTGTTTGCCATAATAGACGCAGGTTTCGTGAATAGACTTCATAATTTGTTTCAGACGACTATCTACTTCTTCAGCGCTCCAGGAATACCGCATACTATTCTGCGACATCTCGAGCCCGCTCACAGCTACACCACCGGCATTCGCTGCTTTCCCCGGTCCATAAAGGATCTTCGCGGCTAAAAAAACATCGATCGCTTCTGGAGTAGACGGCATATTTGCCGCTTCTGCAACGCAGATACATCCGTTTTTAACTAACGTTTTTGCATCTTCTTCATTAATTTCATTCTGGGTAGCTGC encodes the following:
- a CDS encoding DUF350 domain-containing protein, with translation MIMTEGAIQVYVFNVFYAIGGIIVGLVAAWFVYWFFDKVTPTCNFDEELKKGNVAVAIAVGCLFIMIGLLVGLIVGLGLN
- a CDS encoding N-acetylmuramoyl-L-alanine amidase, which encodes MDILGVATLSTLGTLLLTGLGMTASLDTKASSVLKGKKICLDPGHGATAATDSFRQGPTGEREEWVNLRVALMLKEMLEKAGAEVIMTRVKDEDVSLRRRADIAIENQADIFVSIHHNGTDQDPAVNYPLIFFWKDANNNPASIDLAKLVLKHIQKNLGLPRGDVYSDFLVFPGTGTGVLRMTYPYMPGIIGEASFFTNPDEEQRLKQTAYNRKEAEAYFAALVEYFRNGLPTAELIEPKPGEKLPAENTRIRFKLNDGLGGTKMDEQSIRVIFNGEEIPFTFSMKDGVLTIETSKLRGGEQIVQLFAKNNNGQSIHPKLYYFQLEGPAAKPEKKLWVKTYEQGKALFDQVKSTKAKDKTDQAKLNEAIKLFGRSLQLFPNSPVSDKAQYYTAVAYEKMGDSFEYRKKAIEAYQRLLDYYPTSDFIPDAEKAVERLWK
- a CDS encoding YkgJ family cysteine cluster protein; translated protein: MKPINRNQRINSILQKYGKLLSQVDRWFAAVQKRYPKDVVCKKGCYDCCLGLFDISLLDAYYLQQGFSQLPKSMQKKVINRAEKILIEVQKVQPNLTSPYYLTELSDADIDCICNTFAETRCPLLSDRNQCLVYPYRPMTCRLHGIPLIDVKHGIYFDQWCELNFVGRKAESLTDIAYNFTELDKRELQLFVALTETVFAKPIYEIYLFIPAALVPANVL
- a CDS encoding transglycosylase SLT domain-containing protein, giving the protein MILLAFCIASVSAAQPNPTSCIPQKRFTRYDGVIKKYAKHYGFDWRLILAQIKQESAFNPQAKSQCGARGLMQLMPKTAAEMKVKNILNPSENIAAGIRYLRKQYDLFPDVPEPHRELFALASYNCGAGRLFDSRDIAKYELRPDHEWDDIQLVMPKLTKEYKELHLKIWQQPQPRYGYFSGWKETITYVANIWNYYLEYREQTI